From one Anaeromyxobacter diazotrophicus genomic stretch:
- a CDS encoding amino acid ABC transporter permease has translation MNVLSLWPRGWTRQQRSTATIAAASALLVLVMLFIARPLALLPEPIGPAAQEFAEGTRVTVWLTLVAGVLGIAIGLVAAVAKLAAFPPVRWAADLYVWAVRGTPLLVQVLFVFLALPMLAPGLRLSDFNSAAMALAVNVGAYNAEAIRAGILAVPRGQTEAARSLGLSPLQTFTDVVFPQSFKIALPPLVNNVVALLKDSSLAYVIGVVELSNIGNRVQAATFQPVPVFIATASIYLVLTTILTQISGAIEHRLDVEQRR, from the coding sequence ATGAACGTGCTCTCGCTCTGGCCCCGGGGCTGGACGCGCCAGCAGCGCAGCACCGCTACCATCGCGGCGGCGAGCGCGCTGCTGGTCCTCGTCATGCTGTTCATCGCGAGGCCGCTCGCGCTCCTGCCCGAGCCGATCGGGCCCGCGGCGCAGGAGTTCGCCGAGGGGACCCGCGTCACGGTCTGGCTGACGCTCGTCGCCGGCGTGCTGGGGATCGCGATCGGCCTGGTGGCCGCGGTGGCCAAGCTCGCCGCCTTCCCGCCGGTGCGCTGGGCGGCCGACCTCTACGTGTGGGCGGTCCGGGGCACGCCGCTGCTGGTGCAGGTGCTGTTCGTCTTCCTCGCCCTGCCCATGCTCGCGCCGGGGCTCCGGCTCTCCGACTTCAACTCCGCGGCGATGGCGCTGGCGGTGAACGTGGGCGCCTACAACGCCGAGGCCATCCGGGCCGGGATCCTGGCCGTCCCCAGGGGCCAGACCGAGGCGGCGCGCTCCCTCGGCCTCTCGCCGCTCCAGACCTTCACCGACGTGGTCTTCCCGCAGAGCTTCAAGATCGCGCTCCCACCGCTCGTGAACAACGTGGTGGCGCTCCTCAAGGACTCGTCGCTCGCCTACGTGATCGGGGTGGTGGAGCTCTCCAACATCGGCAACCGGGTGCAGGCGGCCACCTTCCAACCGGTGCCGGTGTTCATCGCGACCGCCTCCATCTACCTCGTGCTCACCACCATCCTGACCCAGATCTCGGGCGCCATCGAGCACCGCCTCGACGTCGAACAGCGGCGCTGA
- a CDS encoding ABC transporter substrate-binding protein: protein MKTTKLLALTLALVAVRAEARTFEEIKKDGKIIVASEGAFPPFNFFRGPTLTGFEIDVAEALAKKMGVGIEWRALSFDALLAGLRQDRWDMVIASFGITEERAKAVTFTNPHYCSGGVIVAKDPAIRTVKDLAGKIVAVQTGTTYLEHVQKVPGVKEVKNFPKDTDARAALVAGRVDAWVSDRFVAKAALESNPAAGLKMGDFVFVERIASAVKKGNTSLEKAIDKALAEIMADGTYEAISKKYMNEDVRCR, encoded by the coding sequence ATGAAGACGACCAAGCTCCTCGCCCTGACCCTGGCCCTGGTGGCGGTGCGCGCCGAGGCCCGCACCTTCGAGGAGATCAAGAAGGACGGGAAGATCATCGTCGCCAGCGAAGGCGCCTTCCCCCCCTTCAACTTCTTCCGCGGCCCCACCCTGACCGGCTTCGAGATCGACGTGGCCGAGGCGCTGGCCAAGAAGATGGGCGTGGGCATCGAGTGGCGCGCCCTCTCCTTCGACGCGCTCCTGGCCGGGCTGCGGCAGGACCGCTGGGACATGGTGATCGCCTCCTTCGGCATCACCGAGGAGCGCGCCAAGGCGGTGACCTTCACGAACCCGCACTACTGCTCGGGCGGGGTCATCGTGGCGAAGGATCCCGCCATCCGCACGGTCAAGGACCTGGCGGGCAAGATCGTCGCCGTGCAGACGGGGACCACCTACCTCGAGCACGTCCAGAAGGTCCCGGGCGTGAAGGAGGTGAAGAACTTCCCCAAGGACACCGACGCCCGCGCCGCGCTGGTGGCCGGGCGCGTCGACGCGTGGGTCTCCGACCGCTTCGTCGCCAAGGCGGCGCTGGAGTCGAACCCGGCCGCCGGCCTCAAGATGGGCGACTTCGTCTTCGTGGAGCGCATCGCGAGCGCCGTGAAGAAGGGCAACACCTCGCTCGAGAAGGCGATCGACAAGGCGCTGGCCGAGATCATGGCCGACGGCACCTACGAGGCCATCTCGAAGAAGTACATGAACGAGGACGTCCGCTGCCGGTGA
- a CDS encoding DUF4388 domain-containing protein translates to MSLDDEPSIPVLHRVTAQPARGAAPSAPSARVAAQPRPPASLAGTLSALPVPELLEFMRGSRRSGLLAFRGGAGLAALRFRDGKIVGATVPGMPRLGQVLAYDRKLSPAAVEAVAARATEARVPVGELLVRAGLVDPEAVEHAVTRQIQHAVKQLVRWEDGEFTLSRDGDGAVAQAVPVAVDPQAALLEAFRQLDEAARDGEPR, encoded by the coding sequence ATGAGCCTCGACGACGAACCCTCCATCCCCGTGCTGCACCGGGTGACCGCGCAGCCCGCGCGCGGCGCGGCCCCCTCGGCTCCATCGGCTCGGGTGGCCGCGCAGCCCCGGCCGCCGGCGTCCCTGGCCGGCACGCTCTCGGCGCTGCCGGTCCCGGAGCTCCTCGAGTTCATGCGCGGCAGCCGCCGCTCCGGCCTGCTCGCGTTCCGGGGCGGCGCCGGGCTCGCGGCGCTGCGCTTCCGCGACGGCAAGATCGTCGGCGCCACAGTCCCCGGCATGCCGCGGCTGGGCCAGGTGCTCGCCTACGACCGGAAGCTCTCGCCCGCCGCGGTGGAGGCGGTGGCGGCCCGGGCGACCGAGGCGCGCGTCCCGGTGGGCGAGCTGCTCGTGCGCGCGGGCCTGGTCGACCCGGAGGCGGTGGAGCACGCGGTGACGCGGCAGATCCAGCACGCGGTGAAGCAGCTCGTGCGCTGGGAGGACGGCGAGTTCACGTTGAGCCGCGACGGCGACGGCGCGGTGGCGCAGGCGGTCCCGGTGGCGGTGGACCCGCAGGCGGCCCTGCTCGAGGCCTTCCGGCAGCTCGACGAGGCGGCGCGCGACGGGGAGCCGCGCTGA